The following are encoded in a window of Rubellicoccus peritrichatus genomic DNA:
- a CDS encoding sulfatase-like hydrolase/transferase, whose product MRSARPNILFVLSDQQRWDTLGCYGQKLPVTPNLDRLAKEGTRFRYAFTPQPVCGPARSCIQSSRYATETGCFVNHRKLPANDAFLGNLMTESGYETAYIGKWHLASFGPIGGVNDYTTRPIPLRRRGGYENFWIAADALELTTSAYGGRLFNHDEDVIEIPENVYRVDAITDWGIDFLKQRKGSSPFFMTLSYLEPHHQNDLDQHIPPERFKNHFRDFTAPDDLKPDEGNWESEFADYLACCHTIDENFGRIRDYLETTGEWDNTVVVYTSDHGSHFKTRNSEYKRSCHDSSIRIPMICAGPGFKPGFETDLFASLLDLAPTFLRAADTPVPSDMRGIPLQDSTALDAEKNWRNKVFFQISESQVGRGIRTNKYKLSISDPKQREGWFLGKSSDYYEDEFFYDLIEDPHEHNNLIGDSRYESVISELREELSQFMKKIGEPESFLAGAIHNIF is encoded by the coding sequence ATGAGAAGTGCTCGCCCAAACATCCTATTCGTTCTTTCTGATCAACAACGCTGGGATACATTGGGCTGCTATGGTCAGAAGCTACCCGTTACTCCAAATCTGGATCGCCTGGCCAAAGAGGGCACCCGCTTTCGATATGCATTTACTCCACAACCGGTATGTGGCCCTGCTCGGTCATGCATACAATCAAGTCGATATGCAACGGAAACTGGTTGCTTCGTTAATCACCGCAAACTCCCGGCGAATGATGCATTTCTTGGTAATCTGATGACGGAGTCAGGATACGAAACTGCATACATCGGGAAGTGGCACTTAGCTAGTTTTGGCCCCATCGGAGGAGTCAATGACTATACCACGCGTCCAATCCCTTTGCGGCGCCGTGGAGGTTATGAAAATTTCTGGATTGCGGCTGATGCACTTGAGCTGACAACCAGTGCCTACGGTGGGCGCCTTTTCAATCATGACGAAGATGTCATCGAAATTCCTGAAAACGTGTATCGCGTGGATGCAATCACAGACTGGGGCATCGACTTTCTGAAACAAAGGAAGGGCTCAAGTCCCTTCTTTATGACTCTGTCTTACCTTGAACCGCATCATCAGAACGACTTAGACCAGCACATTCCACCCGAACGATTCAAAAACCATTTCCGCGACTTCACCGCTCCAGATGATCTTAAACCAGACGAAGGCAACTGGGAATCAGAATTCGCCGACTACCTTGCCTGCTGCCATACCATTGACGAAAATTTTGGCCGCATACGAGATTACTTAGAGACAACAGGTGAATGGGACAACACAGTCGTCGTCTATACAAGTGACCATGGATCTCATTTTAAAACACGAAATAGTGAGTACAAGCGCTCTTGCCACGATAGCAGCATTCGCATACCCATGATCTGCGCAGGCCCCGGTTTTAAGCCAGGCTTCGAAACAGATCTTTTTGCCAGCCTTTTAGATTTGGCCCCGACCTTTCTCCGGGCGGCCGACACCCCGGTTCCCTCTGATATGCGAGGCATTCCGCTACAAGATAGTACCGCTCTTGATGCAGAGAAAAACTGGCGAAACAAAGTGTTCTTCCAGATTAGCGAATCACAGGTCGGCCGAGGCATTCGCACAAACAAGTATAAACTTTCTATTTCCGATCCTAAACAACGCGAAGGATGGTTCCTGGGAAAAAGCTCGGACTACTACGAAGATGAATTTTTCTATGACCTTATTGAAGACCCTCACGAACATAATAATTTGATTGGCGACAGCCGCTATGAATCAGTCATCAGCGAACTACGGGAAGAGCTCAGCCAGTTCATGAAGAAAATTGGAGAGCCGGAAAGCTTTCTTGCTGGTGCGATTCATAACATCTTTTAG
- a CDS encoding LacI family DNA-binding transcriptional regulator produces the protein MSRVTVRDVAKAVGCHYTTVAAALRNSTKVAEATKQKILAKADELGYRRDPYLSALNSYKRNKENPAFRATIGWIDNYPKRRGALYYPGFEEYFQGAFYRARELGYGLEQFWFGDPELRLERGISILRARNIQGVLLAPQPNPDTHYDFEWDKFSVVTFGYSIVKPHLNLISNHQFRLMLTLQRKLATLGYKRIGLHLLRSHDARLDYQLSGAYFAEDVDRQTKDKVPPLFEKVHEFEPFKAWVENHRPEVIITNTDHLPSWLARMNMKVPEDIGLALVTVTKKEPFFAGMYQNGISIGQSAVDLLDSMIRRGQVGIPEKPVHLLIDGEWQDGKSVRKIR, from the coding sequence ATGAGCCGGGTTACGGTAAGAGATGTCGCCAAAGCCGTTGGCTGTCATTACACGACAGTTGCTGCAGCTCTACGAAATAGCACAAAAGTTGCAGAAGCGACCAAACAGAAAATTTTAGCAAAAGCCGATGAGCTAGGCTATCGACGAGATCCCTATTTATCTGCATTGAATTCCTACAAGAGGAACAAGGAGAATCCGGCATTTCGCGCAACTATCGGATGGATAGACAATTACCCCAAACGCCGCGGTGCCCTCTACTATCCAGGTTTCGAAGAATATTTCCAAGGAGCATTCTATCGCGCGCGCGAGCTTGGCTACGGACTCGAACAATTCTGGTTTGGCGATCCTGAACTCCGCCTCGAACGGGGTATTTCCATTCTCCGAGCCCGTAATATACAGGGTGTGCTGCTGGCACCACAACCGAACCCGGACACTCACTACGATTTTGAATGGGACAAGTTTAGCGTGGTGACTTTCGGTTACTCCATCGTAAAGCCTCACTTGAATCTAATCTCAAACCATCAATTCCGACTCATGCTCACGTTGCAACGCAAACTCGCGACGCTCGGATATAAAAGGATCGGCCTTCACCTCCTCCGCTCCCACGACGCACGCCTGGATTATCAACTTTCCGGAGCGTACTTTGCAGAGGATGTTGATCGTCAGACCAAAGACAAGGTGCCTCCTCTTTTTGAGAAAGTGCACGAATTCGAGCCATTCAAAGCATGGGTTGAGAATCACCGGCCCGAAGTCATCATTACAAATACAGATCACTTGCCAAGTTGGTTGGCACGTATGAATATGAAAGTTCCTGAAGACATTGGCCTTGCCCTTGTTACAGTCACCAAAAAGGAACCCTTCTTTGCTGGTATGTATCAAAATGGTATCTCGATTGGACAGTCTGCCGTCGACTTACTCGACAGCATGATTCGCAGAGGCCAAGTTGGCATCCCGGAGAAACCAGTACATCTCCTTATAGATGGAGAATGGCAAGATGGAAAGTCTGTGCGGAAAATCCGATAG
- a CDS encoding sulfatase-like hydrolase/transferase: MKKISCTTLPVLIAIASFAASNAYRAESKLLETDAKSTPPNIILILADDAGYADFGFYHEADEAPFKKITPALDRLIEQGAFFNNAYVSASVCGPSRAGLITGRYQQRFGWYQNEPNYWSKPPHPDWQSDDWKVFGLDVAEETIGDHLKASGYTTGIIGKWHLGYGEEHYPNIRGFDYFFGMRGGARDYFSRPQYNTTERIPFNWRSLEEDGKIFPEEHTYYVTDLLTDKGIQFIEANKDRPFFLFISHIAPHSPMQADSARLDRAKELFPDADINRQKLVAMTLAMDEGIGQVMDKLEELALSERTLVVFLNDNGGSTHNHTDNGKLRGYKWSPYEGGLRVPMAFYWKEKIPAQVIDTPVISLDLTPTFLELAGQTDTSAKALDGTSLLPVLLEGESLPQRPLFWKERNREGWTSIVRLGDWKLIDYDNKRKALYNLTEDIGEKYNQITEKPQIAQKLSELLDDWEAITATPRWPIN; the protein is encoded by the coding sequence ATGAAAAAAATCTCCTGCACCACATTACCAGTGCTGATCGCGATTGCCTCATTCGCAGCATCCAATGCATATCGAGCCGAATCAAAACTCCTCGAAACGGATGCAAAGAGCACGCCTCCAAATATCATACTCATTCTGGCAGACGACGCTGGCTATGCCGATTTCGGTTTCTACCACGAAGCGGACGAGGCTCCTTTCAAAAAGATTACGCCTGCACTTGACCGTCTGATTGAGCAAGGAGCATTCTTCAATAATGCCTATGTGAGCGCATCAGTATGCGGGCCATCGCGTGCGGGCCTCATTACTGGACGCTATCAGCAACGCTTTGGATGGTACCAAAATGAGCCCAACTACTGGAGTAAACCGCCACACCCAGACTGGCAATCCGATGACTGGAAAGTATTCGGGCTCGATGTTGCCGAAGAAACGATTGGGGACCACCTTAAAGCCAGCGGTTACACAACCGGTATTATTGGGAAATGGCATTTGGGCTACGGTGAGGAGCACTACCCGAACATTCGCGGTTTTGACTATTTTTTTGGCATGCGCGGCGGCGCACGTGATTACTTTTCCAGGCCTCAATACAATACGACGGAAAGAATTCCTTTCAATTGGCGGAGCCTGGAAGAAGATGGTAAGATCTTTCCAGAAGAACACACTTATTACGTGACAGATTTGCTTACGGATAAAGGGATCCAGTTTATCGAAGCAAATAAGGACCGACCATTTTTTCTCTTTATATCTCACATTGCGCCACACTCTCCGATGCAAGCGGACAGTGCCCGCCTGGATCGTGCCAAGGAGTTATTCCCCGATGCGGATATCAACCGGCAGAAGCTGGTCGCAATGACACTCGCAATGGACGAAGGTATTGGGCAAGTGATGGATAAGCTTGAAGAACTTGCACTCAGCGAACGGACACTGGTCGTTTTTCTAAATGACAATGGAGGGTCCACGCACAACCACACCGACAACGGCAAACTTCGTGGCTATAAGTGGTCTCCTTATGAGGGTGGCCTACGCGTGCCAATGGCCTTTTACTGGAAAGAAAAAATACCAGCTCAAGTGATAGATACTCCGGTTATTTCACTCGACTTGACCCCGACTTTTTTGGAGTTGGCAGGCCAGACTGATACATCTGCAAAAGCTCTGGACGGTACCTCGCTATTACCTGTGCTGCTGGAAGGAGAAAGCCTCCCGCAAAGACCCCTATTCTGGAAGGAGCGAAATCGCGAAGGCTGGACAAGCATCGTGCGCCTGGGCGACTGGAAACTGATCGATTACGATAATAAACGGAAAGCACTCTATAACTTAACCGAGGATATAGGCGAAAAATACAATCAGATTACTGAAAAGCCGCAGATAGCTCAAAAGCTCTCCGAACTTTTGGATGACTGGGAAGCGATAACAGCAACCCCGCGCTGGCCGATAAATTAA
- a CDS encoding type II secretion system protein has translation MFTPKKYTLGFSLIELIVTIAVVGILAGILIPVIGKARVKASSAISASNLRQIGSAIELYAADHKSQLPGPIWSAQGPYYWDVEGNLAYFIKDYLVDESWDNSGKRGYSDIFAYPAWEASVEENTAPSYFFNRSPVRGEPDLVPFGHKAASKDDTRGPMLMSVLRARVPGDTWLMIEVDQKLEGLGAPGWFSRIPEDPVHLNHRNVLSYSFSVSQWDASRAIQQ, from the coding sequence ATGTTTACCCCAAAGAAGTATACCCTTGGTTTTTCGCTGATCGAATTGATTGTCACTATCGCTGTTGTTGGTATTCTTGCAGGAATATTGATTCCAGTAATTGGGAAGGCACGGGTCAAGGCATCGAGTGCCATTTCGGCATCGAATTTACGCCAGATCGGATCTGCGATTGAGCTGTATGCAGCCGATCACAAAAGCCAACTTCCTGGTCCCATATGGTCTGCTCAAGGGCCTTATTACTGGGATGTTGAAGGGAATTTGGCATACTTTATCAAAGACTATCTGGTGGATGAAAGCTGGGATAATTCCGGTAAACGTGGTTATTCCGATATCTTTGCTTACCCGGCATGGGAGGCTAGTGTGGAGGAGAATACTGCGCCAAGTTACTTTTTCAATCGCAGTCCTGTACGCGGAGAGCCGGACCTTGTCCCTTTCGGCCACAAGGCTGCCAGTAAGGATGATACGAGAGGCCCTATGCTGATGAGTGTATTACGAGCCAGAGTTCCTGGGGATACATGGCTTATGATTGAAGTGGATCAAAAACTTGAAGGTTTGGGTGCTCCAGGGTGGTTTAGTCGTATTCCGGAAGATCCTGTACATCTCAATCATCGCAACGTGTTGAGCTATAGTTTTTCTGTCTCTCAGTGGGACGCAAGTCGAGCAATTCAACAGTAG
- a CDS encoding RICIN domain-containing protein yields the protein MKLNGMHIIALSFTGMFIIPIYAGKELFTIRSEAGRGSFLEPSKNIEWSTVRHRSQAENETPKLWEIEKLEDGLYRITCDGMALTVVDDKEWSDVQLGVYNGWKSQHWKIEAMESGHFMITHANGLVLTGPNKTDDLITEVASSQGWSTQKWIIESFEVVGSD from the coding sequence ATGAAATTAAATGGTATGCACATCATTGCTCTCAGTTTTACGGGTATGTTTATTATACCAATCTATGCGGGAAAAGAGCTTTTCACAATCCGTTCTGAAGCGGGTCGTGGAAGTTTTTTAGAGCCAAGCAAAAACATTGAATGGTCTACGGTAAGGCACCGTTCACAGGCTGAGAATGAAACTCCTAAACTCTGGGAAATCGAAAAATTAGAGGATGGCTTATATAGGATAACTTGTGACGGTATGGCGTTGACTGTCGTTGATGATAAGGAGTGGAGTGACGTGCAGCTAGGTGTCTACAATGGATGGAAATCACAACATTGGAAAATTGAAGCGATGGAAAGTGGGCATTTCATGATCACGCATGCAAACGGCCTTGTGCTTACAGGACCAAACAAGACAGATGACCTTATCACCGAAGTGGCTTCAAGCCAGGGCTGGAGCACACAGAAGTGGATAATCGAGTCGTTTGAGGTTGTCGGATCAGATTAA